The Gilliamella apicola genome window below encodes:
- the rsmA gene encoding 16S rRNA (adenine(1518)-N(6)/adenine(1519)-N(6))-dimethyltransferase RsmA yields MNNRVHQGHFARKRFGQNFLHDDYIIESIVAAIQPKADQALVEIGPGLAALTVPVSKYVDHLTVVEIDRDLASRLMDNSLLNNKLTVIEQDALTFDFNELKQQLGKPLRVFGNLPYNISTPLMFHLFEYANIITDMHFMLQKEVVTRLVAAPNSKDYGRLSVMAQYFCQIIPVLEVPPTSFKPAPKVDSAVVKLIPYKEKPYQVNDVKILSRVTTEAFNQRRKTIRNSLSNMFTVEQLVELNIDPNLRAENITVQQYCQLANTWK; encoded by the coding sequence ATGAATAATCGTGTACATCAGGGGCATTTTGCCCGTAAACGATTCGGACAAAACTTTTTACATGATGACTATATTATTGAAAGCATAGTTGCAGCTATACAACCTAAAGCAGATCAAGCTTTAGTAGAAATTGGTCCTGGACTTGCTGCATTAACTGTACCAGTAAGTAAATATGTTGACCATTTAACAGTTGTAGAAATTGATAGAGATTTAGCCAGTAGATTGATGGATAATTCTCTATTAAATAATAAATTAACTGTTATCGAACAAGATGCTCTGACATTTGACTTTAATGAGTTAAAGCAACAATTAGGTAAACCATTGAGAGTATTTGGTAACTTACCTTATAATATCTCTACACCGTTAATGTTCCATTTATTTGAATATGCCAATATCATTACTGATATGCACTTTATGTTACAAAAAGAAGTAGTAACTCGACTTGTCGCGGCACCTAATAGCAAAGATTATGGTAGATTAAGTGTGATGGCACAATATTTTTGCCAAATCATTCCAGTATTGGAAGTACCTCCAACATCATTTAAACCAGCACCAAAAGTTGACTCTGCGGTTGTAAAGTTGATTCCATATAAAGAAAAACCTTATCAAGTAAATGATGTCAAAATACTTTCTCGTGTAACAACTGAAGCATTTAATCAACGCCGAAAAACGATTCGTAATAGTTTAAGCAATATGTTTACAGTCGAACAATTAGTAGAACTCAATATTGATCCAAATTTACGTGCTGAAAATATAACCGTTCAACAATATTGCCAACTTGCAAATACATGGAAATAA
- the apaH gene encoding bis(5'-nucleosyl)-tetraphosphatase (symmetrical) ApaH: MANLLIGDIHGCYDEFMRLLEKAKFTSSDTLWLTGDLVARGPKSLDVLRFVKQHSQKIRMVLGNHDLHLLSIYAGVTLAKKKDNLDEIINAPDYDELMNWLRKQPLVQIDESLKLIMTHAGVSPQWDLELLKKCAHDLNVMLSSDSYPLFLDKMYGNFPDEWSSELQGLDRLRYIANALTRMRFCYEDGRLDFYFKKSPEQAPMKLKPWFLLPSKIPEQYSIAFGHWAALNGKGTPENVYALDTGCCWGGKLTCLRFEDKKYFKKRNIETKN, translated from the coding sequence ATGGCAAATTTACTCATTGGTGATATTCATGGTTGTTATGATGAATTTATGCGATTACTTGAAAAAGCAAAATTCACATCTTCAGATACTTTATGGTTAACAGGGGATCTTGTTGCCCGTGGACCTAAATCGTTAGATGTTTTACGATTTGTTAAGCAGCACAGTCAAAAAATTCGTATGGTTTTGGGGAATCATGATTTACATTTATTATCAATATATGCAGGTGTTACACTTGCTAAAAAGAAAGATAATTTAGACGAAATCATCAATGCTCCCGACTATGATGAACTTATGAACTGGTTACGTAAACAGCCATTAGTTCAAATTGATGAATCATTAAAATTGATCATGACTCATGCAGGCGTTTCACCACAATGGGATCTTGAATTACTAAAGAAATGTGCTCATGATTTGAACGTTATGTTATCTAGTGATTCATATCCCCTATTTTTAGATAAAATGTATGGTAACTTTCCTGATGAATGGTCATCAGAATTACAAGGATTAGATCGCTTACGTTATATTGCCAATGCACTAACACGGATGCGTTTTTGTTATGAAGATGGGCGGTTAGATTTTTATTTTAAAAAATCTCCTGAGCAAGCACCAATGAAACTTAAACCTTGGTTTTTATTGCCAAGTAAAATACCCGAACAATATAGTATAGCTTTTGGACATTGGGCTGCATTAAATGGTAAAGGTACGCCAGAAAATGTTTATGCCCTTGATACAGGATGTTGTTGGGGTGGAAAACTGACATGTTTACGATTTGAAGATAAAAAATATTTTAAAAAACGTAATATTGAAACGAAAAACTAA
- the sppA gene encoding signal peptide peptidase SppA: MSALSVIKCIWKVINVIRETLLNLIFLVIILLIFGGIGLINEAKKQDIVPQYGSLVLDLEGVIVDNTNYSDEIYALQSKIYGKKINTSRENSLFVLTQKIAQATKDPNIKSIVLKLDNFVGADMSSLQYVGKYLTKFKEAKKTIYAFGTTFNQSQYYLASYANKIYLTPLGSVNVYGLAANNLYYKTLLDNLKINTHVFRVGTYKSAIEPFIRDDMSEDARNNTTRWLTHMWDNYLNDISTQRKKANSQLVPAPETMLSELRTANGNMAQYALSNGLVDVITSSHQYELEFADQHEISIYDYQLKSENKQLIDDNQNSTPLIAVVFVNGTLNNSESSSDVAGSQDIVQQLKEIRKNLDKNNIQAVVLRVNSPGGSVDASEAIRSELEALRSYQIPVVVSMGGMAASGGYWISTQSDYIVASPNTITGSIGIFGIIPTFENSLSHVGVYSDGVSTSPLAGNNLAKNLPEETNQLIQMNINNGYQTFISLVAKARKMTTEQVDKIGQGQVWLGSEAEKIGLVDKLGDFDDAVEIAATLADLTDYKIDWPKPEVNWFNALYSDMIAMLPQSTAEIFFEHLPEAKQLKQHMSLWNNFNDTQNRYIYCLNCADIR; encoded by the coding sequence ATGTCTGCATTATCTGTCATAAAATGTATTTGGAAAGTGATTAATGTAATAAGAGAAACACTTCTTAATTTGATATTCTTAGTAATTATTCTGCTTATCTTCGGTGGTATTGGCTTAATAAATGAAGCAAAAAAACAAGATATAGTTCCTCAATATGGTTCATTGGTTTTAGATCTTGAAGGTGTTATTGTCGATAACACGAATTACAGTGATGAAATCTATGCTCTACAAAGCAAAATTTATGGTAAAAAAATCAATACGTCTCGCGAAAATAGTTTGTTCGTATTAACTCAAAAAATTGCTCAAGCAACCAAAGATCCAAATATTAAAAGCATCGTTTTAAAGTTAGATAATTTTGTTGGTGCCGATATGAGCTCTTTACAATATGTGGGTAAGTATTTAACCAAATTTAAAGAAGCTAAAAAAACAATTTATGCTTTTGGCACAACTTTTAATCAAAGCCAATATTATTTAGCGAGTTATGCCAATAAAATCTATCTAACACCTCTTGGTTCAGTCAATGTATATGGATTAGCTGCTAACAATTTATACTATAAAACCCTACTTGATAATTTAAAAATTAATACGCATGTTTTTAGAGTAGGAACTTATAAATCTGCAATTGAGCCATTTATTCGTGATGACATGTCGGAAGATGCGAGAAATAATACAACTCGTTGGTTAACTCATATGTGGGATAATTACCTTAATGATATCTCAACACAACGAAAAAAAGCCAATTCACAATTAGTACCTGCGCCTGAAACAATGTTATCAGAATTAAGAACTGCTAATGGTAATATGGCTCAATATGCTTTATCTAATGGCTTAGTTGATGTTATTACTTCAAGTCATCAGTATGAATTGGAATTCGCTGATCAACATGAAATTAGCATTTACGACTATCAACTCAAATCAGAAAATAAACAGTTAATTGATGATAATCAGAACAGTACTCCACTTATCGCTGTTGTCTTTGTCAATGGTACTCTCAATAATAGTGAAAGTAGTAGTGATGTAGCAGGAAGCCAAGACATTGTTCAGCAACTTAAAGAAATTCGTAAGAACCTAGATAAAAATAATATACAAGCCGTAGTGTTACGAGTAAATAGCCCTGGGGGTAGTGTTGATGCATCTGAAGCGATTCGTAGTGAATTAGAAGCTTTACGTAGTTATCAAATTCCTGTAGTTGTTTCTATGGGAGGAATGGCTGCATCAGGTGGATATTGGATCTCTACTCAATCAGATTATATTGTTGCAAGTCCAAACACAATTACAGGCTCTATTGGTATCTTTGGTATTATTCCAACATTTGAAAATTCTTTATCTCATGTTGGTGTTTATAGTGATGGAGTAAGTACATCACCATTGGCAGGCAATAATTTAGCTAAAAACTTGCCTGAAGAAACTAACCAATTAATTCAAATGAACATCAATAATGGTTATCAAACATTTATTTCCCTAGTAGCAAAAGCGCGAAAAATGACTACAGAACAAGTAGATAAAATCGGACAAGGTCAAGTCTGGTTAGGATCAGAAGCAGAAAAAATAGGACTCGTTGATAAATTAGGTGATTTTGATGATGCCGTTGAAATAGCTGCAACATTAGCAGATTTAACTGATTATAAAATTGACTGGCCAAAACCTGAAGTAAATTGGTTTAATGCATTATATTCAGATATGATAGCTATGTTACCTCAATCAACAGCGGAGATATTCTTTGAACATCTTCCCGAAGCAAAACAGTTAAAACAACATATGTCTTTATGGAATAACTTTAACGACACTCAAAATCGTTATATTTATTGCTTAAATTGTGCTGATATTCGTTAA
- a CDS encoding sulfatase-like hydrolase/transferase — translation MKKLYCFILINILISSFIAVRFFLVPDVSFSWLGSTFSAFAVLGHFFSLYILLFLLSIPTLWLRKYLCYAILAILFSFIQITLYVDTIVFQQYRFHINESVLSMVLSGQVVDFSATTYLLMLLLMVASFCTEYLIIYLIDFQVSKPHRKSKIILLSTLLLAASLFISQFGHMVAFYYAYSPIMVVKEYIPLYRPFTSKKIMSFFDKQGERKVVYDKDYINATIDYPKNRLVINPENKKLKNIMFIVLDSWRYDTFSNEISPNTFHFVKNNNGVIFNNHYSTGNATRTGIFGLFYGIPGTYWDSFLRASIPSLFITTLQKENYNIGVFTSAKVTAPEFDRTAFVTIENLRISSKDGSASKRDKQITDDWLSWYKSRDISRPTFSFLFYDAPHAYDFPDGFSVKFKPIGDLNYMTLNNDTDPLPIFNRYKQSVYYDDYLLQNIYDELIKSGSLNDTLLIITGDHSQEMNDNKLGFWGHNGNYTDAQTKVPFIIVGATELSNLINNSNKLTNHEDVVPSLMKNYLYVENDIRDYSTGYDLFKPITDRNWLLMSNYSSYAVRTPDNIYFVNRIGISRYMDLHNREANESPNYQYIQDAMKNMSYFFNQRKSD, via the coding sequence ATGAAAAAATTATACTGTTTTATTTTAATAAATATTCTTATTTCATCTTTTATTGCAGTACGTTTCTTTCTGGTTCCTGATGTATCGTTTTCTTGGCTTGGTAGCACATTTTCAGCGTTTGCTGTTCTTGGACATTTTTTTTCATTATATATATTACTTTTTTTACTTTCTATACCAACACTATGGTTAAGAAAATATTTATGTTATGCTATTCTTGCTATTTTGTTCAGTTTTATTCAAATAACATTATATGTTGATACAATTGTTTTCCAACAATATCGATTTCACATTAATGAATCTGTTTTATCAATGGTATTATCTGGTCAAGTTGTCGATTTTTCTGCAACAACATATCTGTTAATGCTATTACTTATGGTGGCTTCATTTTGCACTGAATATCTTATTATCTATCTTATTGATTTCCAAGTATCAAAACCACATAGAAAATCGAAGATAATTTTATTATCCACACTGTTATTGGCTGCTTCTTTATTTATCAGCCAGTTTGGACATATGGTTGCTTTTTATTATGCTTATTCTCCCATAATGGTAGTAAAAGAGTATATTCCACTCTATCGTCCATTTACTTCTAAAAAAATAATGAGTTTTTTTGATAAGCAAGGAGAGCGAAAAGTCGTTTATGATAAGGATTATATCAATGCAACTATTGATTATCCTAAAAATCGGCTAGTAATTAACCCAGAAAATAAAAAACTTAAAAACATAATGTTTATTGTTTTAGATTCATGGCGATATGATACTTTTAGTAATGAAATCTCCCCAAATACTTTTCATTTTGTAAAGAATAATAATGGTGTGATCTTTAATAATCATTATTCGACAGGTAATGCAACTCGCACAGGTATTTTTGGACTTTTTTATGGTATTCCGGGTACTTACTGGGATTCATTTTTACGTGCTAGTATTCCGTCTCTATTTATTACAACTTTACAGAAAGAAAATTATAATATTGGCGTCTTTACTTCAGCTAAAGTTACTGCACCTGAATTTGATCGAACTGCGTTTGTTACTATTGAAAATTTAAGAATCAGTAGTAAAGATGGCTCAGCCTCTAAAAGAGATAAACAAATCACTGACGATTGGTTATCATGGTATAAATCTCGAGATATTTCAAGACCTACGTTTTCTTTTTTGTTTTATGATGCGCCTCATGCATATGATTTCCCAGATGGGTTTTCAGTTAAGTTCAAACCTATTGGAGATCTTAACTATATGACATTGAACAATGATACGGACCCTTTACCAATTTTTAATCGCTATAAACAAAGTGTCTATTACGATGATTATTTATTACAAAATATCTATGATGAACTTATTAAATCAGGCTCTTTAAATGATACATTGTTAATAATAACGGGTGATCATAGTCAAGAAATGAATGATAATAAACTAGGTTTTTGGGGGCATAATGGTAATTATACTGATGCACAAACTAAAGTACCTTTTATTATTGTTGGCGCGACAGAATTAAGTAATTTGATAAATAACAGTAATAAATTAACTAACCATGAAGATGTTGTTCCATCTCTAATGAAAAATTATTTATATGTAGAAAATGATATAAGAGATTATTCTACAGGATACGACTTATTTAAACCCATAACTGATCGTAACTGGTTATTAATGTCTAACTACAGTTCTTATGCAGTTAGAACGCCAGATAATATCTATTTTGTTAATAGAATTGGTATTAGTCGTTATATGGATCTACATAATCGTGAGGCTAATGAATCGCCAAATTACCAATATATTCAAGATGCAATGAAAAATATGAGTTATTTTTTCAATCAAAGAAAAAGTGATTAA
- a CDS encoding Bax inhibitor-1/YccA family protein: MASFSSNGLINEQAGSRVQTYMSHVYGWMTVGLLLTALVAWFASSNMALIELLSKGMWVLLIAELALVFVISGMINRLSGAAATTLFMLYSVLNGCTFSIYFKIYTSSSIASVFFITAGMFGALAFYGYTTKRDLSGFGRFLFMGLIGLVIASLVNMFANSDPLMWAVTYIGVFVFAGLTAYDTQKLKELGDGLPQDDQNIFRRFVIIGALQLYLDFINLFIMLLRIFADRR; this comes from the coding sequence ATGGCAAGTTTTTCGTCTAATGGTTTGATTAATGAACAAGCTGGTAGTCGTGTACAAACATATATGAGTCATGTGTATGGCTGGATGACTGTTGGTTTATTACTAACTGCTTTAGTCGCTTGGTTTGCATCAAGTAATATGGCGCTGATAGAGTTATTATCTAAAGGTATGTGGGTATTATTAATAGCGGAACTGGCATTAGTTTTCGTTATTTCTGGTATGATTAATCGTCTTTCTGGTGCTGCCGCAACGACATTATTTATGCTTTATTCGGTTTTAAATGGTTGTACCTTTTCAATCTATTTTAAAATTTATACTTCATCGTCAATAGCAAGTGTATTTTTTATTACCGCAGGTATGTTTGGAGCTTTGGCTTTTTACGGTTATACTACAAAGAGAGATTTGTCTGGCTTCGGTCGTTTCTTATTTATGGGTTTAATTGGATTAGTTATTGCGTCATTAGTGAATATGTTTGCGAATAGCGATCCATTGATGTGGGCTGTTACCTATATTGGTGTATTTGTTTTTGCCGGATTAACTGCCTACGATACACAAAAATTGAAAGAATTAGGTGACGGTTTACCTCAAGATGATCAGAATATATTCAGACGTTTTGTTATTATAGGCGCATTACAACTTTATCTTGATTTTATCAATTTATTTATTATGTTATTAAGAATTTTTGCCGATCGACGATAA
- the moaE gene encoding molybdopterin synthase catalytic subunit MoaE, which translates to MDIIKVNEESIDNNQLINWLSVLPQDGAIVTFMGKVRCSGEQTLSLYLEHYAGMTEKVLANIIAHARKRWQLSRVAVIHRIGEINVNEQIVFVGVSSAHRADSFAAAEFIMDILKNEAPLWKKERTINSDKWVEAKKTDIDALKKWN; encoded by the coding sequence ATGGATATTATTAAAGTAAATGAAGAGTCAATTGATAACAATCAGTTAATTAATTGGCTTTCAGTATTACCTCAAGATGGTGCTATTGTCACTTTTATGGGTAAAGTTCGTTGCTCTGGTGAACAGACACTAAGCCTTTATTTAGAACATTATGCAGGAATGACAGAGAAAGTATTAGCTAATATAATTGCTCATGCTCGAAAAAGATGGCAATTAAGTCGAGTTGCGGTTATTCACCGAATTGGGGAAATCAATGTTAATGAGCAGATCGTATTTGTTGGCGTAAGTAGTGCTCATCGTGCAGATTCATTTGCAGCAGCCGAATTTATAATGGATATTTTAAAAAATGAGGCACCATTATGGAAGAAAGAACGAACCATTAACAGTGATAAGTGGGTTGAAGCAAAAAAAACTGACATAGATGCATTGAAAAAATGGAATTAA
- the moaD gene encoding molybdopterin synthase sulfur carrier subunit codes for MNKIIFFAQIRELVETDSIILDANQVSILELLEQLSKRGDRWALAFKERVILCAVNQVLVDSNYIIQAGDEIAFFPPVTGG; via the coding sequence ATGAATAAAATTATATTTTTTGCTCAAATTAGAGAGTTAGTTGAAACTGATAGTATTATCTTAGATGCTAATCAAGTTTCTATTTTGGAATTGCTCGAACAGCTCAGTAAACGTGGCGATAGGTGGGCTTTAGCATTCAAAGAAAGAGTTATTTTATGTGCCGTGAACCAAGTATTGGTTGATTCTAATTATATTATTCAAGCTGGTGATGAAATTGCCTTTTTCCCTCCTGTAACAGGTGGTTAA
- the moaC gene encoding cyclic pyranopterin monophosphate synthase MoaC: protein MPESFSHINQRGDAHMVDVSNKQLTMRQASAESLVLMNTKTLDMIIEGKHHKGDVFATARIAGIQAAKKTWDIIPLCHPLLLSKIEINIEADRIKSCIRIQANCQLNGQTGVEMEAMVAASVAALTIYDMCKAVQKDMVITQVRLLTKSGGKSGDFIAKEINE, encoded by the coding sequence ATGCCCGAGTCATTTTCGCATATTAATCAGCGTGGTGATGCTCATATGGTCGATGTTTCAAACAAACAACTAACAATGCGACAAGCAAGTGCTGAATCATTAGTTTTAATGAATACTAAAACACTTGATATGATTATCGAAGGTAAACATCATAAAGGTGATGTTTTTGCGACAGCAAGAATTGCTGGTATTCAAGCTGCAAAAAAAACTTGGGATATTATACCTCTATGCCATCCGCTTTTGCTCAGTAAAATTGAAATTAACATTGAAGCTGATCGCATAAAAAGTTGTATTCGAATTCAAGCTAACTGTCAATTAAATGGGCAGACAGGTGTTGAAATGGAGGCTATGGTAGCGGCTTCAGTTGCTGCTTTAACTATTTATGATATGTGTAAGGCTGTGCAAAAGGATATGGTTATTACACAAGTAAGATTATTAACTAAGAGTGGTGGTAAGTCAGGAGACTTTATTGCCAAAGAAATAAATGAATAA
- the priA gene encoding primosomal protein N', producing MLIAHVALPVPLYQLYDYNLTKPAQIGMRVKVPFGKRNAIGIIVSIDHQTNIDVKSLKNITTIIDSEPLFTPDIWQLLNWAASYYHYPIGEVLFHAMPVLLRQGREANKTQITHWQLTELGENIELTALSRAPKQKLLLSSFRNNTVDSINVSTTIYNELEKKQLITRVNCQADNIMWQTNFSANPNLIKLNQEQSYAIDNVNKQSHIFAVFLLEGITGSGKTEVYLNIISNVLAKGKQALVLVPEISLTPQTIKRFKERFNAPIDILHSRLTNQQRLAVWLRSKNGENAIVVGTRSSLFTPFKNLGMIIVDEEHDSSYKQQEGWRYNARDLAIIRAKLKNIPILLGSATPSLETLNNVKNHRYQLLQLTKRAGHAKPVKQSILDIRGLTLVAGLSQPLIEQIKIHLHNNNQVMLFLNRRGYSPLLICHDCGWIAECPRCDRPYTFHNQSQKLSCHYCDTPRAIPTQCPKCGSTHLVPIGFGTEQLEKQLELLFPNTKISRIDRDTVAKKGALDGYLQSIQQGGAHILVGTQILAKGHHFPDITLVGIVDVDGALFSSDFRATEQFAQIYTQVSGRAGREAKTGEVILQTYHPEHPLLNVLLNKGYQEFAKQTLKERQQTLLPPFSYQALIRAADRNNHHAQKFLQLIHDRLKEYGDNSLWQLGPIPANQPKKAGYYRWQLLLQHTNRQLLQLILDKLVIDIEKWNETSKVRWSIDIDPMNN from the coding sequence ATGCTTATTGCTCATGTAGCCTTACCAGTACCACTATACCAACTATATGATTACAACTTAACCAAACCTGCCCAAATTGGAATGCGGGTAAAAGTTCCATTTGGTAAACGTAATGCCATAGGTATAATTGTTAGTATAGATCATCAAACAAATATTGATGTTAAAAGCTTAAAGAATATCACTACAATTATTGATAGCGAACCTCTTTTTACTCCAGATATCTGGCAACTATTAAATTGGGCGGCAAGTTATTATCATTATCCAATTGGTGAGGTTTTATTTCATGCGATGCCTGTTTTATTAAGACAAGGACGCGAAGCGAACAAAACTCAAATCACACATTGGCAATTAACCGAATTAGGAGAGAATATCGAGCTGACAGCACTATCACGGGCACCAAAACAAAAATTATTATTATCATCATTTAGAAACAATACTGTTGATTCTATCAACGTAAGTACGACTATCTATAATGAATTAGAGAAAAAACAACTAATAACGCGCGTGAATTGCCAGGCAGATAATATCATGTGGCAAACGAATTTTTCTGCCAATCCAAACTTAATTAAATTAAATCAAGAACAATCTTATGCAATAGATAATGTAAACAAACAAAGCCATATTTTTGCTGTATTTCTGTTAGAAGGCATCACGGGCTCAGGAAAAACTGAGGTTTATCTCAATATTATATCTAATGTACTAGCTAAAGGTAAACAAGCATTAGTATTAGTGCCTGAAATTAGTCTTACACCACAAACAATTAAACGTTTTAAAGAACGATTTAATGCCCCAATAGATATTCTACATTCTCGATTGACCAATCAACAGAGATTAGCTGTTTGGTTAAGAAGCAAAAATGGAGAAAATGCCATTGTTGTTGGTACCCGTTCATCACTTTTCACGCCATTTAAAAATTTAGGCATGATTATCGTTGACGAAGAACATGATAGTTCGTATAAACAACAAGAAGGATGGCGTTATAATGCTCGTGATTTAGCAATTATTCGTGCAAAACTTAAAAATATCCCTATTTTATTAGGTTCAGCAACGCCTTCATTAGAAACTTTAAATAATGTTAAAAACCATAGATACCAATTGTTACAATTAACAAAACGTGCAGGTCATGCTAAACCTGTAAAGCAATCTATTTTAGATATTCGAGGTTTAACACTTGTAGCCGGCTTATCACAACCTTTAATTGAACAAATAAAAATCCATTTACACAATAATAATCAAGTCATGTTATTTTTAAATCGGCGTGGTTATTCACCTTTATTAATTTGTCATGATTGTGGTTGGATTGCTGAATGTCCTCGTTGCGATCGTCCATATACTTTTCATAACCAATCACAAAAACTTAGTTGTCATTACTGTGATACACCAAGAGCAATTCCAACACAATGTCCAAAATGTGGTTCAACTCATTTAGTACCTATTGGTTTTGGTACTGAACAATTAGAAAAACAACTTGAACTTCTTTTCCCTAACACCAAAATAAGCCGTATTGATCGTGATACAGTAGCTAAAAAAGGAGCATTAGATGGTTATTTGCAAAGTATTCAACAAGGTGGTGCACATATTTTAGTTGGTACACAAATTTTAGCAAAAGGTCATCATTTTCCTGATATAACCTTAGTTGGTATTGTAGATGTTGACGGAGCATTATTTTCGAGTGATTTTCGAGCAACAGAGCAATTTGCTCAAATCTATACTCAAGTATCTGGACGAGCTGGCCGAGAAGCAAAAACAGGAGAAGTAATATTACAAACCTATCATCCCGAGCATCCATTATTAAATGTATTATTAAATAAGGGATATCAAGAATTTGCTAAACAGACCTTAAAAGAACGTCAACAAACGCTATTACCTCCATTCAGTTATCAAGCATTAATTCGTGCAGCAGATCGCAATAACCATCATGCACAAAAGTTTTTGCAACTCATTCATGACAGATTGAAAGAGTATGGTGATAATTCTTTATGGCAACTTGGTCCTATACCAGCAAATCAACCTAAAAAGGCAGGATATTACCGTTGGCAACTTTTGTTACAACATACAAATAGGCAGCTATTACAGTTAATTTTAGATAAACTTGTTATTGATATAGAAAAATGGAATGAAACATCAAAAGTAAGATGGAGTATTGATATTGATCCTATGAATAATTAA
- a CDS encoding ComEA family DNA-binding protein translates to MKLFSIFCILLSSITFSGLSFADNSSNEVTKNEVTQKEQQQLIQVNINTATAEELAKVLTGIGISKAKKIVEYREKFGSFVSIEQLKEVSGIGQATLDKNVGKIAL, encoded by the coding sequence ATGAAACTATTTTCAATTTTTTGTATTTTATTATCAAGTATCACTTTTTCCGGATTAAGTTTTGCGGATAATTCATCTAATGAAGTAACTAAAAATGAAGTAACTCAAAAGGAACAGCAACAACTTATACAAGTCAATATTAATACAGCTACAGCAGAAGAGTTAGCTAAAGTATTAACAGGTATAGGGATAAGTAAAGCCAAAAAAATTGTTGAATATCGTGAAAAATTTGGGTCATTTGTTTCTATAGAACAATTGAAAGAAGTATCTGGTATTGGTCAAGCAACATTGGACAAAAATGTAGGTAAAATAGCTTTATAA